The Chiroxiphia lanceolata isolate bChiLan1 chromosome 12, bChiLan1.pri, whole genome shotgun sequence genome window below encodes:
- the POLR2M gene encoding LOW QUALITY PROTEIN: protein GRINL1A (The sequence of the model RefSeq protein was modified relative to this genomic sequence to represent the inferred CDS: inserted 2 bases in 2 codons; deleted 3 bases in 2 codons), with the protein MSLPGGADGGESGLRGRALPESGTCCCGRSGCWRIGEGGRGRQQRTSRFVLRGHGQAARTRPALRLPGMREISDFAEKLKLAILQEEELARTAELLSAVRLEFQAKQEEINTSKQENKDALNCEDSSDFNENSNIKEVSEIPSKRQEADCIEEGATSTALENQRTQKKNDEVKTVKKDQNHSIEVVSTSATSSHLKNDQHISQSTTENGTESGATLDDSKDTLVMPFKNYNCRWRVTVKKYWKKGRMWQNIRAMCLEACIPRHHYIEVLEARAKNPVIKKSKFKTNAFGTEGVQPCAASLGHNLCVLCLHKIIRRAQWVISWFLIQSIPGGLGSPISAEERRLKDKKHXDDITAARLPPLHHSPAKLLPMEESIAIQIQQRKLMRYEFTEMQAKLAAQKLAERLNXKMLRFEPEGEASMRTEK; encoded by the exons ATGTCGTTACCGGGCGGCGCCGATGGCGGCGAGTCCGGGCTGCGCGGGCGGGCGCTGCCCGAGTCCGGGACATGCTGCTGCGGCAGGAGCGGATGCTGGCGGATAGGTGAGGGCGGGCggggcaggcagcagaggaCGAGCCGCTTCGTATTGCGGGGACACGGACAGGCCGCACGGACCCGCCCGGCGCTCCGGCTGCCGGGAATGCGGG AGATCTCTGATTTTGCTGAAAAGCTGAAACTTGCCATTTTGCAAGAGGAGGAACTAGCCAGGACTGCTGAGCTCTTATCTGCTGTCAGGTTGGAGTTTCAGGCAAAACAGGAGGAAATTAATACgagcaaacaggaaaacaaagatgcaCTGAACTGTGAAGATTCCTCAGACTTTAATGAAAACTCTAATATTAAAGAAGTTTCTGAGATTCCTTCCAAAAGGCAGGAGGCAGATTGTATTGAGGAAGGTGCCACAAGTACAGCTTTGGAAAATCAAAggactcagaagaaaaatgatgaaGTAAAGACTGTTAAAAAAGATCAGAATCATTCTATTGAAGTTGTCTCCACATCAGCCACAAGCAGTCATCTGAAAAATGATCAGCACATCTCTCAGAGCACTACTGAAAATGGTACAGAAAGTGGAGCTACTTTGGATGACAGCAAAGACACTCTGGTGATGCCTTTCAAAAATTACAATTGTAGATGGAGggtaacagtgaaaaaatattggaaaaaggGCAGAATGTGGCAAAACATAAGGGCAATGTGTTTGGAAGCCTGTATCCCAAGACAC CATTACATTGAAGTTCTGGAGGCTCGAGCCAAGAACCCAGtcataaagaaaagcaaatttaaaacaaatgc ttttggaACTGAAGGTGTTCAACCCTGTGCTGCAAGTTTGGGTCACAACTTATGTGTTTTATGTCTTCACAAGATTATCAGGAGAGCACAGTGGGTCATCTCTTGGTTCCTCATCCAGTCGATCCCTGGGGGACTTGGCTCTCCAATTTCTGCTGAAGAAAGACGACTCAAGGATAAGAAAC TGGATGATATCACAGCAGCTCGACTGCCACCACTTCAC CACTCCCCTGCTAAGCTCTTACCCATGGAGGAATCCATAGCAATTCAGATACAGCAAAGGAAGCTTATGAGGTATGAATTTACT GAAATGCAAGCCAAGCTGGCAGCACAGAAGCTTGCAGAGAGACTGA ATAAAATGCTCAGGTTTGAACCAGAGGGAGAGGCCTCAATGCGTACAGAGAAGTGA